In one Rutidosis leptorrhynchoides isolate AG116_Rl617_1_P2 chromosome 8, CSIRO_AGI_Rlap_v1, whole genome shotgun sequence genomic region, the following are encoded:
- the LOC139861159 gene encoding UDP-glycosyltransferase 75C1-like — MTSNCKILIVTFPGQGLINPSLRFANRLVKMGVDVTFCTSQRVTDIINKEITPKGVTYAPLFDGHNLVIGKKPTSTFQQFLSDFATKGTCAVAEIICSAADKGQPFDHVVYTTMIPWVAHVAKAHGVKSTLLWCQPAIILDIYYYYFNGYEKLISSNNNNPMFPLNLPGLPPLTMADMPSFFLKESGRNDHEFILSIYKEHIDVLKTAPRILINTFNELEAESMKAIENIQFLPIGPLDEKDAYGTPDESYVNWLNTKPKKSVVYVSFGSVARLSSDQAEEMAIGLLNSGRPFLWVIRDEEEATKLSKIHELKKQGMIVQWCCQVEVLGHEAIGCFVTSCGWNSTLEALAAGVHMVAYPQWSDQGTNAKMIEDVWKVGVRVGKKEGNVVVEGKEIERCVQKVMGDEKISVNVLKWKNLAKKVVEDGGLSTSNLKSFVVDV, encoded by the coding sequence ATGACAAGTAATTGTAAGATCCTAATCGTCACATTTCCAGGCCAAGGCCTCATCAACCCGTCGCTTCGTTTTGCCAACCGTTTGGTCAAAATGGGAGTTGATGTCACGTTTTGTACTAGTCAACGTGTCACTGACATCATTAACAAAGAAATCACTCCGAAAGGTGTAACCTACGCCCCACTCTTCGATGGCCACAATTTGGTCATTGGCAAAAAACCAACTTCCACCTTTCAACAATTTCTCTCTGATTTTGCTACAAAAGGTACTTGTGCAGTTGCAGAGATCATCTGCTCCGCAGCGGACAAAGGTCAACCATTTGACCACGTGGTATACACCACTATGATACCTTGGGTGGCACACGTGGCAAAAGCCCACGGTGTCAAATCCACTCTTCTATGGTGCCAACCCGCCATTATTTtggatatttattattactattttaatgGCTATGAAAAGTTAAtatctagtaataataacaatccaATGTTTCCACTAAACTTACCTGGACTACCACCATTAACCATGGCTGATATGCCATCGTTTTTTCTGAAAGAATCAGGACGAAATGATCATGAATTTATTTTATCAATTTATAAAGAACATATTGACGTACTAAAAACAGCTCCTAGGATTCTTATCAACACTTTCAATGAACTAGAAGCTGAATCCATGAAAGCAATTGAAAATATTCAGTTTCTTCCTATTGGTCCCTTAGACGAAAAAGACGCATATGGAACACCAGACGAAAGTTATGTTAATTGGTTAAATACTAAGCCAAAAAAATCAGTTGTGTACGTTTCATTTGGAAGCGTTGCACGTTTATCAAGTGATCAAGCTGAGGAGATGGCAATTGGTTTGTTGAACAGTGGGAGACCATTTTTATGGGTGATAAGGGACGAAGAAGAGGCAACGAAACTGAGTAAGATACACGAGTTGAAAAAGCAAGGGATGATAGTGCAATGGTGTTGTCAAGTGGAGGTTTTGGGACACGAAGCGATAGGGTGTTTTGTGACTAGCTGTGGGTGGAACTCGACATTGGAAGCGTTGGCGGCTGGTGTTCATATGGTGGCGTATCCACAATGGAGCGATCAAGGAACGAACGCGAAAATGATTGAAGATGTGTGGAAAGTTGGGGTTAGGGTTGGAAAAAAGGAGGGAAATGTAGTGGTGGAAGGTAAGGAGATTGAGAGGTGTGTTCAAAAGGTGATGGGAGATGAGAAAATAAGTGTGAATGTTTTGAAATGGAAGAATTTGGCTAAAAAAGTTGTCGAAGATGGCGGATTATCCACCAGCAACCTCAAAAGTTTCGTGGTTGATGTTTGA